Proteins from a genomic interval of Anatilimnocola floriformis:
- a CDS encoding transglutaminase-like domain-containing protein: MAQNFRRYSAHPLRIFFFMPLLMAVAFALAQPPAEPLSPTAIAEIKQLIRELDHESFALRERASLRLKQMDERSAPFLEEASKSNSPEVRMRATAILGVILIDPVEKFCALPDDKLDDELGMVYIAQILNPKVRKEDIARQLDEIAAKVRDHLTEKLGKDFKAADVDPQVGVAALRKVIFEDLKFGGNKEDYSNPDNCSLERVLVTRKGLPITLSRLVVLVARRVEIPIVGVPATGRYLVKYDGGQAPKGFPGDDIYFLPFEEGRLVTREDRPMIFPGHALDAIEPTDTNREMLLRALRNLSSSLDHDPTRSAQLTRTVHMLEWLRGSNPGLR, encoded by the coding sequence ATGGCGCAAAACTTCCGTCGTTACTCGGCGCATCCATTGCGAATCTTCTTTTTCATGCCGTTGCTGATGGCGGTAGCTTTTGCTCTGGCACAACCGCCGGCCGAACCACTTTCTCCGACCGCGATTGCCGAAATCAAACAGCTGATCCGCGAGCTTGACCATGAATCGTTCGCACTGCGCGAGCGCGCATCGCTACGACTAAAGCAGATGGATGAACGGTCCGCGCCGTTCCTCGAAGAAGCCAGCAAGAGCAACAGCCCCGAAGTGCGAATGCGGGCGACAGCCATTCTCGGCGTCATCTTGATCGATCCGGTTGAAAAGTTTTGCGCGCTTCCCGATGACAAACTCGATGATGAGCTGGGCATGGTCTACATCGCGCAGATTCTCAATCCGAAGGTGCGGAAAGAAGACATCGCGCGGCAGCTCGACGAAATCGCAGCCAAGGTTCGGGATCATCTGACGGAAAAACTGGGCAAGGATTTTAAAGCCGCCGATGTCGATCCGCAGGTCGGCGTGGCTGCTTTGCGCAAGGTGATCTTTGAAGATCTGAAATTCGGTGGCAACAAAGAGGACTACAGCAATCCGGACAACTGCTCACTCGAGCGTGTGCTGGTCACTCGCAAAGGGCTGCCAATCACGTTGTCGCGGCTGGTAGTGCTCGTTGCGCGGCGTGTCGAGATTCCGATTGTCGGCGTGCCGGCCACGGGCCGATATCTCGTAAAATACGATGGCGGTCAGGCGCCGAAAGGTTTTCCTGGTGATGATATTTATTTCCTTCCATTCGAAGAGGGCAGGCTGGTTACACGCGAAGATCGCCCGATGATTTTTCCCGGTCACGCTCTCGATGCAATCGAACCAACTGATACCAATCGCGAGATGCTGTTGCGGGCCCTCCGCAACTTGAGTTCCAGTCTCGATCACGACCCAACCAGATCCGCTCAGCTGACCCGCACTGTCCATATGTTGGAATGGCTTCGCGGCAGCAATCCCGGGCTCCGCTGA
- a CDS encoding PQQ-like beta-propeller repeat protein, with amino-acid sequence MLRYFAFIAVALLPAISSAQQLNLAAQWPAWRGPQHNGVAPQGDPPTKWSETENIKWKVAIPGEGSSTPIIWGDRIFLLTAIKTDKVATDLPATIDEPVGPFKIKFPKNYFQFTVICLDRATGKTLWQKMATERVPHEGVHPDNDYASSSPVTDGKRLFVNFGSNGVYAFDLDGKELWSKEFGKLTTRNSFGEGSSSALHGNVLVTTWDQDGPSFITAQNAETGELLWRKDREEKTAWATPLIVERAGKTQVITNATNLVRSYDLFTGEILWQCAGQATNVTPSPVANDKLVYCMSGYRGYALYALPFDQKGDLTDTDKIAWKLDRGTPYIPSPLLYDNRLYFTQSNEGILSCVDATNGKILIERTRLQGISTIYGSPIGAAGRVYFTSRRGVTTVIKHADELEILASNQLDEEFDASPAVVGKELYLRGKKWLYCIAE; translated from the coding sequence ATGCTTCGTTATTTTGCCTTCATTGCCGTTGCTCTCCTCCCGGCGATCTCGTCCGCTCAGCAACTCAATCTCGCGGCTCAATGGCCCGCCTGGCGCGGACCTCAGCACAACGGCGTCGCGCCGCAGGGAGATCCGCCGACGAAGTGGAGCGAGACCGAAAACATCAAATGGAAAGTGGCCATTCCGGGCGAAGGAAGTTCGACGCCCATCATTTGGGGCGATCGCATTTTCCTGCTGACGGCGATCAAGACCGATAAGGTGGCGACCGACCTGCCGGCGACGATCGATGAGCCGGTCGGGCCGTTCAAAATCAAGTTCCCGAAGAACTACTTTCAGTTCACTGTCATCTGTCTCGATCGCGCGACCGGCAAGACGCTGTGGCAAAAGATGGCCACCGAGCGAGTGCCGCATGAAGGCGTGCATCCTGATAACGACTACGCATCGTCCTCGCCGGTGACCGACGGCAAACGGCTGTTTGTCAACTTCGGTTCGAACGGCGTGTATGCCTTCGATCTCGATGGCAAGGAACTCTGGTCGAAAGAGTTCGGCAAGCTGACGACCCGCAACAGCTTCGGCGAAGGGAGTTCCTCGGCGCTGCACGGCAATGTTCTGGTCACGACCTGGGATCAGGACGGCCCATCGTTCATCACTGCACAAAATGCCGAGACGGGCGAACTGCTGTGGCGCAAGGATCGCGAAGAAAAAACGGCTTGGGCCACGCCGTTGATCGTCGAGCGCGCCGGTAAGACGCAAGTGATCACGAACGCGACAAACCTGGTGCGGAGCTACGATCTGTTCACCGGCGAGATCCTCTGGCAGTGCGCTGGCCAGGCGACCAACGTCACGCCGTCGCCGGTTGCGAATGACAAACTCGTGTATTGCATGAGTGGTTATCGCGGCTACGCGCTGTACGCGTTGCCGTTCGATCAAAAGGGGGATCTGACCGACACCGACAAGATCGCCTGGAAGCTCGACCGCGGTACGCCCTACATTCCGTCGCCGTTGCTGTACGACAACCGCCTCTACTTCACGCAATCGAACGAAGGGATTCTTTCCTGCGTCGATGCGACGAACGGCAAGATTCTGATCGAGCGCACTCGGCTGCAAGGGATCAGCACGATTTATGGCTCACCGATTGGCGCTGCGGGCCGAGTCTATTTCACATCGCGTCGCGGTGTGACGACGGTCATCAAGCATGCCGATGAGTTAGAGATTCTCGCTTCGAATCAACTCGATGAAGAATTCGATGCCTCGCCGGCGGTTGTCGGTAAAGAACTCTACTTGCGCGGCAAGAAGTGGCTGTACTGCATTGCCGAGTGA
- a CDS encoding thermonuclease family protein yields the protein MWGRYRRWPRLRLFIITASILALAIYLRAAKHDAPQPGLVGFTDPTVLRSGPCEVIAVIDGDTLFVSQGGKDSSGQFRGKVRLLGINTPETVQRDIEPQPFGQEATEFLKAKVAGGNVRLELDKRRLDRYGRSLAYLYVGNACLNEELVAAGLARVHTYPGDSTTMNRQLLRAQDEARRRELGIWGKEPRTK from the coding sequence ATGTGGGGCCGTTATCGGCGGTGGCCAAGGCTGAGGCTGTTTATCATCACGGCGTCAATTCTGGCGTTGGCGATTTATTTGCGCGCTGCCAAACATGATGCGCCGCAGCCCGGTCTGGTTGGGTTTACCGATCCTACCGTTTTGCGCAGCGGCCCCTGCGAAGTCATTGCCGTGATCGACGGCGATACACTGTTTGTCTCGCAGGGCGGGAAAGATTCGTCCGGACAATTCCGCGGCAAGGTTCGGTTGCTGGGAATCAACACCCCGGAGACGGTTCAGCGCGATATCGAACCGCAGCCGTTTGGGCAGGAAGCGACCGAATTCTTAAAAGCCAAGGTCGCGGGCGGGAATGTCCGCCTCGAACTGGATAAGCGGCGGCTCGATCGGTACGGCCGAAGCTTGGCCTATTTGTACGTGGGAAATGCCTGCCTGAATGAGGAATTGGTCGCCGCCGGCCTAGCCCGGGTGCATACCTATCCGGGCGATTCCACGACCATGAACCGGCAATTGTTGCGGGCTCAAGACGAGGCCCGGCGGCGGGAGCTGGGAATTTGGGGAAAAGAGCCCCGCACAAAGTAA
- the ndk gene encoding nucleoside-diphosphate kinase → MAVEKTLILLKPDCVQRRLMGEVISRFEQKGLNLIALKMLKVTPALAKEHYAEHVQKPFYPALEKFITASPIVAIVVEGLEAIRVIREMLGATSGLKAAPGTIRGDYSSSRQMNLVHASDGPEAAAREVALYFKPDELHSYSPTLTPWFKADDE, encoded by the coding sequence ATGGCCGTCGAAAAAACTTTGATCCTGCTCAAGCCTGACTGTGTGCAACGCCGCCTGATGGGCGAAGTGATCAGCCGTTTTGAGCAAAAGGGACTCAACCTGATCGCCCTCAAGATGCTCAAGGTCACGCCCGCCCTGGCCAAGGAACACTATGCCGAGCACGTGCAAAAGCCGTTTTATCCGGCCCTCGAGAAGTTCATCACGGCTTCGCCGATTGTCGCCATCGTGGTCGAAGGGCTCGAAGCCATTCGCGTAATCCGCGAAATGCTCGGCGCAACGAGCGGCCTGAAGGCTGCCCCGGGCACCATCCGTGGCGACTACAGCAGCAGCCGCCAGATGAACCTGGTTCACGCTTCGGATGGCCCAGAAGCGGCCGCCCGCGAAGTGGCCCTCTACTTCAAGCCCGATGAACTCCACTCGTACTCGCCGACTTTGACTCCTTGGTTCAAAGCCGACGACGAGTAA
- a CDS encoding glycine C-acetyltransferase, which translates to MPNANFESRGRELLSGLADARQLKQFQYLTGSLGPTANLEGHGEVIVLCSNNYLGLANHPEVIEAGHEGLRRYGAGTASVRFICGTLTCHRELEETIARFVGTQSALSYVACWNANAAVFPTLAGPDDAIISDELNHASIIDSIRLVNKATERAVYKHNDLADLEQKLQATRHKACRWVVTDGVFSMEGDLCPLPEIISLCKQYEALLVVDDSHGIGALGATGRGTPEHFNCFKQIDLLTGTLGKALGGAAGGYVAASQLVIDLLLQRSRPSLFSNAVPATVACSARKAIEIIDREPERSAKLRRNIQAIRSGFAKLGFDCHDSPTAIVPIMIGDEAEAIAKSKRLLELGVMVIGFGFPVVPKGQARLRVQVSAALEPHHIEQALDAFAKL; encoded by the coding sequence ATGCCGAACGCCAACTTCGAATCTCGCGGACGGGAACTGCTGAGCGGCCTCGCCGATGCGCGGCAACTCAAGCAGTTTCAATACCTGACCGGCTCGCTCGGTCCGACCGCGAACCTCGAAGGGCACGGCGAGGTCATTGTTCTTTGCTCCAACAATTACCTCGGGTTGGCTAACCATCCCGAGGTCATCGAAGCCGGACACGAAGGCCTGCGGCGCTACGGCGCCGGCACGGCTTCGGTCCGCTTCATCTGTGGCACGCTCACCTGCCATCGCGAACTCGAAGAAACGATCGCACGATTCGTCGGCACGCAGTCGGCTCTCAGTTATGTCGCCTGCTGGAATGCCAATGCGGCCGTGTTTCCGACGCTGGCGGGACCGGACGATGCGATCATCTCGGATGAGCTCAATCATGCGAGCATCATCGACAGCATTCGCCTCGTCAACAAAGCGACCGAGCGCGCGGTCTACAAACACAACGACCTCGCCGATCTCGAACAAAAGCTGCAAGCCACCCGCCACAAAGCCTGCCGCTGGGTGGTGACCGACGGCGTGTTCAGCATGGAAGGGGATCTCTGTCCGCTGCCGGAGATTATCTCGCTTTGCAAACAATACGAAGCGTTGCTCGTCGTCGATGACTCGCATGGCATCGGCGCGCTTGGCGCTACGGGCCGTGGTACGCCGGAACACTTCAATTGTTTTAAGCAGATCGATCTCCTCACCGGCACGCTGGGCAAAGCACTCGGCGGCGCTGCGGGCGGATATGTGGCCGCGTCGCAACTTGTGATCGACTTGCTACTGCAACGTTCGCGGCCGAGTTTGTTCTCGAATGCGGTTCCCGCCACGGTCGCTTGTAGCGCGCGAAAGGCGATTGAGATCATCGATCGCGAACCCGAACGCTCAGCTAAGTTGCGGCGAAACATCCAAGCCATTCGCAGCGGCTTTGCGAAGCTCGGCTTTGATTGTCACGACTCGCCGACCGCTATCGTGCCGATCATGATCGGCGACGAAGCCGAAGCCATTGCCAAGAGCAAACGGTTGCTCGAGCTAGGCGTGATGGTGATCGGCTTCGGTTTTCCGGTCGTGCCGAAGGGACAGGCCCGACTGCGGGTGCAAGTTTCCGCGGCCCTCGAGCCGCATCATATCGAGCAGGCGCTCGACGCGTTTGCCAAACTGTAA
- a CDS encoding class I SAM-dependent rRNA methyltransferase, with amino-acid sequence MSSDLAITTGQPTARVILKPRKALPFYGRHPWVLVGAVDRVEPLTLAGEHLAEVDGQVVDLYNERNKFIARGFYNANSRIRVRLFTWKEGEFLTADFFRQRLQAAIAMRRQLGYEPHRVAEAPAEPNARSQSATRLVFSEADGLSGLVIDRYGDYLVVQPTSLAMTQRADMLAEILQQELQPKGIVLRSDPQTAKLEGIESGEERHWGELPNAPIVIRENDLAFEVDLSAGQKTGFYLDQRENRVAAARYLKGRRLLDLFCYTGGFALNAVKLGAAEATGIDGSKKAIAQAQRNAEINGLNVKFEVGDGFQTLDRLAGEGQQFDAIVLDPPKFAKSRSGVNSALQAYHRLNKSAVALLPPGGILITNSCSGTVSPEDFRLMLSGVAQKSGRDIQILEQRGAAADHPVAATCLETEYLKCFICRVS; translated from the coding sequence ATGTCCAGCGATTTAGCAATCACCACCGGCCAACCCACCGCCCGCGTCATTCTCAAGCCGCGCAAGGCCCTCCCGTTTTACGGCCGGCACCCTTGGGTGCTCGTCGGCGCGGTCGATCGCGTGGAACCTCTCACGCTGGCCGGCGAACACTTGGCCGAAGTCGATGGGCAGGTCGTCGATCTCTACAACGAGCGCAATAAGTTCATCGCCCGCGGCTTTTACAACGCCAATAGTCGAATCCGTGTGCGCCTCTTTACTTGGAAAGAAGGCGAGTTCCTCACCGCCGATTTCTTTCGCCAGCGATTACAAGCTGCGATCGCCATGCGCCGGCAACTTGGTTACGAACCGCATCGGGTGGCTGAGGCCCCCGCCGAGCCGAATGCTCGCAGCCAATCGGCCACTCGTCTTGTCTTCAGCGAAGCCGACGGCTTGAGTGGCCTCGTGATCGATCGCTACGGCGACTATCTCGTGGTGCAGCCCACTTCGCTTGCCATGACGCAGCGGGCCGATATGCTCGCCGAGATCCTGCAGCAAGAACTGCAGCCGAAGGGCATCGTCCTCCGCAGCGATCCGCAAACGGCGAAGCTGGAAGGAATCGAGAGTGGCGAAGAACGACACTGGGGCGAACTGCCGAACGCACCGATCGTGATTCGCGAGAATGATCTCGCGTTCGAAGTTGATCTCAGCGCCGGCCAAAAGACGGGCTTCTATCTCGATCAGCGTGAGAATCGCGTTGCTGCGGCCCGCTATCTGAAGGGAAGACGGCTGCTCGATTTGTTCTGCTACACCGGCGGCTTTGCCCTCAATGCAGTGAAGCTCGGCGCTGCCGAAGCGACCGGCATTGATGGCAGCAAGAAAGCAATCGCGCAGGCTCAGCGCAATGCGGAGATCAATGGTCTCAACGTGAAGTTCGAAGTGGGCGACGGCTTTCAAACGCTCGACCGCCTCGCCGGCGAAGGTCAGCAGTTCGATGCAATCGTGCTCGACCCACCGAAGTTCGCCAAGAGCCGCAGCGGCGTGAACTCCGCGCTGCAAGCCTATCATCGCCTGAACAAATCGGCCGTCGCGCTGTTGCCGCCCGGCGGCATCCTTATAACCAACTCCTGCAGTGGCACCGTGTCGCCGGAAGATTTTCGGCTGATGCTCAGCGGCGTCGCACAGAAGTCGGGCCGAGACATTCAGATCCTCGAACAACGTGGCGCTGCTGCCGATCATCCGGTCGCGGCCACTTGCCTCGAAACCGAGTATCTCAAGTGCTTCATCTGCCGAGTGTCGTGA
- a CDS encoding dihydrodipicolinate synthase family protein has product MPRPIQGVLPIAHTPFLADDTIDFASLRKQIDWAFATGADGVCTGMVSELLRLTHDERLELTDQLPVITAGRGCVVMSVGAESVKQAVIYTRRAASAGCDAVMAVPPISGSVPDIELIHYYSGLADASPLPVIVQDASGYVGKSISLDVNIELLRRYGNEKILFKPEASPIGPLLSNFHKHTHGQARVFEGSGGILLIDSFRRGIAGTMPGMEYLDAIVPLWKALQRGDDATAYRLYFPVCALVALQLQAGLDGFLAIEKYILHRRGLFATDRRRRPNSWSLDRETQAEVDRLLALLEAEVQRIPKSS; this is encoded by the coding sequence ATGCCGCGACCGATTCAAGGTGTGCTGCCGATCGCTCACACGCCGTTCTTGGCCGATGACACGATCGATTTCGCAAGCCTCCGCAAGCAAATCGATTGGGCCTTTGCGACTGGCGCCGATGGCGTGTGTACGGGCATGGTCAGCGAGTTGCTGCGGCTGACGCATGACGAACGTTTGGAACTGACCGACCAGTTGCCGGTCATCACGGCGGGGCGCGGCTGCGTGGTGATGAGCGTCGGCGCCGAGAGCGTGAAGCAAGCGGTGATCTACACACGTCGCGCCGCGTCGGCTGGTTGCGATGCGGTGATGGCCGTGCCGCCGATCTCGGGGAGCGTGCCCGACATCGAGTTGATTCACTACTACAGCGGCCTGGCCGATGCCTCGCCGTTGCCGGTGATTGTGCAAGACGCATCGGGTTACGTCGGTAAGAGCATCTCGCTCGACGTGAATATCGAACTCCTCCGCCGTTATGGCAACGAGAAGATCCTCTTCAAGCCCGAGGCCTCGCCGATTGGGCCGTTGCTATCGAATTTTCATAAGCACACACACGGCCAGGCGCGCGTCTTCGAAGGTTCCGGCGGCATCCTGCTGATCGATAGCTTCCGCCGCGGCATCGCCGGCACTATGCCGGGAATGGAGTATCTCGATGCCATCGTGCCGCTGTGGAAGGCATTGCAGCGCGGCGATGATGCGACCGCTTATCGGTTGTATTTTCCCGTTTGCGCGCTGGTCGCCTTGCAGCTGCAAGCCGGGCTCGATGGCTTCTTGGCGATCGAGAAATACATCCTTCATCGCCGCGGACTATTCGCGACCGATCGACGGCGGCGGCCGAACTCTTGGAGCCTCGATCGCGAGACGCAAGCAGAAGTCGATCGACTACTCGCGCTGCTGGAAGCAGAAGTGCAGCGCATCCCGAAAAGTAGCTGA
- a CDS encoding DUF3239 domain-containing protein — MAGQSAQCTACQQVVVVPYPNAPAIQPSGWAPPQPPDQGIRREVEQFNRETNSAASNPGMLRMSMLKYLMSFPKWPIIWMSLLLISLLLGYFTCFGWIMAVLFLVMNIGYWRVTRNKFVAGCINPGVVVSLDPPLVAVLTNLNKGGSDTDWNYIRILNQPLNSMTGGPPQIGQRLAAVALYTPSDDACPHWEYFSPTVVNCVTWNAREIQRVQNSIEASDWDELSRGLKQLPQPPAEGLFKVELKPPRQRSLSPHQIAQALPHVVKHLPDKYCYLAAHGIPPQILQTALPSIAPSVNPHSVLALVLANSDASGKRGMIMTGEGIFFHVSDTLRGAFRWQDLWGAGYSRYQFELLLINGQRWRFDEAFGENSQMLETLLDGISKSG; from the coding sequence ATGGCCGGACAATCCGCGCAGTGCACTGCGTGTCAGCAAGTGGTGGTCGTACCCTATCCGAACGCACCTGCCATTCAGCCCAGCGGCTGGGCTCCGCCACAGCCGCCCGACCAGGGCATTCGCCGAGAAGTGGAGCAGTTCAATCGCGAGACGAACTCGGCAGCATCGAATCCCGGCATGCTTCGCATGAGCATGCTGAAGTATCTAATGAGCTTTCCCAAGTGGCCCATTATCTGGATGTCGCTGCTGCTCATCTCGCTCCTGCTCGGCTATTTCACCTGCTTCGGCTGGATCATGGCCGTGCTGTTTCTGGTGATGAACATTGGCTACTGGCGCGTGACGCGAAACAAATTCGTGGCTGGCTGCATCAATCCCGGCGTGGTCGTTTCGCTCGACCCACCCTTGGTCGCAGTCCTCACGAACTTGAACAAAGGCGGCAGCGACACCGATTGGAATTACATCCGCATCTTGAACCAGCCATTAAATAGCATGACCGGTGGTCCACCGCAGATCGGCCAGCGGTTGGCAGCCGTTGCTCTGTACACGCCGTCCGACGACGCGTGCCCTCACTGGGAATACTTCTCGCCCACAGTGGTCAATTGCGTCACTTGGAATGCACGAGAGATTCAGCGGGTTCAGAATTCGATCGAGGCCAGCGATTGGGACGAACTATCGCGCGGTCTGAAGCAACTGCCGCAACCACCCGCGGAAGGTTTGTTCAAAGTGGAATTGAAACCGCCGCGGCAGCGATCATTGTCCCCGCACCAAATTGCTCAAGCCTTGCCGCACGTGGTAAAGCACCTGCCGGATAAGTATTGCTATCTGGCGGCCCACGGCATCCCTCCGCAGATCTTGCAAACTGCTCTCCCTTCGATCGCGCCGAGTGTGAATCCGCACAGTGTGCTGGCCCTGGTCCTGGCAAATAGCGACGCCAGCGGCAAGCGCGGAATGATCATGACCGGTGAGGGAATTTTCTTTCACGTTTCGGATACGCTCCGCGGTGCGTTTCGCTGGCAAGACTTGTGGGGCGCTGGTTACTCGCGCTATCAATTCGAACTACTGCTCATCAACGGCCAACGTTGGCGATTTGATGAAGCGTTCGGCGAAAACAGTCAGATGCTGGAAACGCTGCTCGACGGCATTTCCAAAAGTGGCTGA
- the pdxA gene encoding 4-hydroxythreonine-4-phosphate dehydrogenase PdxA, with product MPATSPARKPRIAVTMGDPAGVGPELCVRLLQDESLLQELTPIVFGDAGVLARVAKHLGWSFAAPIIRAADWPKGLEHLTQGTVFDLQYVAADEVIPCRVAANTGHAAFQYLERAIAAGLAGEIDGICTGPINKAALHAAGHHYPGHTEILAERMQVDRWCMMLTAPEITCSFVTAHVGYHEVPQLLSAERIGEVIDLTVAAMRRIRGREPKLICCGLNPHAGEDGLFGNREEERIIAPAVAAARARGVNIEGPLPPDTCFLTWRRADTDAFICMYHDQGHIPLKALAFDTAINTTLGLPVVRTSVDHGTAFDIAWRGIANPSSLFAAVRLAAQLSQTPVE from the coding sequence ATGCCAGCTACCTCTCCAGCCCGCAAACCGCGGATCGCCGTGACCATGGGCGATCCCGCCGGAGTCGGCCCTGAACTTTGCGTCCGTTTGCTGCAAGACGAGTCGCTGCTGCAAGAGCTCACACCGATCGTCTTCGGCGATGCAGGCGTGCTCGCTCGCGTCGCGAAGCATCTAGGCTGGAGTTTCGCAGCGCCGATCATTCGCGCTGCCGATTGGCCGAAAGGTCTGGAGCATCTGACGCAGGGCACTGTCTTCGATTTGCAGTACGTCGCTGCGGACGAAGTGATTCCTTGTCGCGTCGCGGCGAACACCGGTCACGCGGCGTTTCAGTATTTGGAGCGAGCAATCGCCGCCGGCCTGGCTGGTGAGATCGACGGCATTTGCACGGGACCAATCAACAAAGCCGCCCTGCATGCCGCCGGCCATCATTATCCCGGTCACACCGAGATTCTCGCCGAGCGGATGCAGGTCGATCGCTGGTGCATGATGCTCACGGCGCCCGAGATCACCTGCAGCTTCGTCACCGCGCACGTCGGTTATCACGAAGTGCCGCAGTTGCTCAGTGCCGAGCGAATCGGTGAAGTAATCGATCTGACGGTCGCCGCAATGCGCCGCATTCGTGGCCGTGAACCCAAACTGATCTGCTGCGGACTCAACCCGCACGCCGGCGAGGATGGCCTGTTTGGCAATCGCGAAGAGGAACGCATCATCGCTCCCGCAGTCGCGGCAGCTCGCGCGCGAGGTGTAAACATTGAAGGGCCGTTGCCGCCCGATACTTGCTTTCTCACCTGGCGTCGGGCCGATACCGACGCGTTCATCTGCATGTATCACGATCAGGGACACATCCCGCTGAAAGCCCTCGCGTTCGACACCGCGATCAACACTACGCTCGGCTTGCCAGTAGTGCGGACCAGCGTCGACCACGGCACGGCGTTCGATATTGCGTGGCGCGGTATCGCGAATCCCAGCAGCTTGTTCGCCGCCGTTCGCCTGGCGGCCCAGTTATCCCAAACGCCAGTGGAATAA
- a CDS encoding MFS transporter, whose translation MPAEPALAANEEPIVAVIHSTAAQPLALAWQAHCNAFLWGLGNGLVSTTLASYLARQLGAAGLIFAIIFASQNIAGGLRLFTPWILQWSGSRKWFSIGTFVVSCLLLLILPEICEPGAKEQNAWKLWAFVGLWGGWHLAMFAGAIALWSWIGDLVPSRRRGKFIGVRQAWLMIGQILGLVAAGVFAYKYPEWNPQLSPAEVRWDALSWPALAGAIAMLLAVLPLLVMPDIPFRALKQNHARELLNAVVDRRFLPLLTFWCYAGLVNGVSQAVQGLYPLIVLKLPPSTTLAMVALMHLGQILISPLIGYFADRGYSRSIMIVSQIFVSVALFFFPLVLTNLAGKQFPLGMWLAYGFWIAYAGLNVCLPHLMLKLSPGENSPPYISLYFSLSGLAVALSSILCGLWFDSLAKDYALNLAGWSLDRFEIFFYAGGLLRLTSVVWLCLLPRGAGTSVKIGHVLTAPQLTTRS comes from the coding sequence ATGCCTGCCGAGCCTGCCCTCGCGGCCAATGAAGAGCCTATCGTCGCGGTGATTCACTCGACGGCCGCACAACCCCTCGCGCTGGCCTGGCAAGCGCATTGCAACGCATTCTTGTGGGGACTGGGCAACGGCCTCGTCAGCACCACGCTGGCCAGTTACCTGGCTCGGCAACTCGGTGCGGCTGGCTTGATCTTTGCAATCATCTTTGCCAGTCAGAATATTGCCGGCGGCTTGCGACTCTTCACCCCCTGGATCTTGCAATGGTCGGGCAGCCGCAAATGGTTTTCCATCGGCACATTTGTGGTGAGCTGCCTGCTGCTGCTGATTCTGCCGGAGATTTGCGAGCCGGGAGCGAAAGAGCAGAATGCTTGGAAGCTGTGGGCCTTTGTCGGGCTATGGGGCGGTTGGCACTTAGCCATGTTCGCCGGCGCGATCGCGCTCTGGTCGTGGATCGGCGATTTGGTTCCCTCGCGCAGGCGCGGCAAGTTCATCGGTGTGCGGCAAGCCTGGCTGATGATCGGGCAGATCCTCGGCTTGGTGGCGGCGGGAGTTTTTGCGTACAAGTATCCGGAGTGGAATCCGCAATTGAGTCCTGCCGAAGTCCGCTGGGATGCTCTCAGTTGGCCGGCGCTCGCGGGCGCAATTGCAATGCTGCTGGCCGTGCTGCCGCTGCTAGTGATGCCCGACATTCCCTTTCGTGCGCTCAAACAGAATCATGCCCGCGAGTTATTGAACGCGGTCGTCGATCGGCGGTTTCTGCCGCTGCTGACCTTCTGGTGTTATGCGGGCCTGGTGAACGGCGTGTCGCAGGCGGTGCAAGGGTTGTATCCGCTGATTGTGCTCAAGCTGCCGCCGTCGACCACGCTGGCGATGGTGGCGCTCATGCACCTCGGTCAGATTTTGATCTCACCGCTCATCGGGTACTTTGCCGATCGAGGTTACTCGCGCAGCATCATGATTGTGTCGCAGATTTTCGTCTCGGTGGCCCTCTTCTTTTTTCCGCTGGTGCTCACCAACCTCGCCGGTAAACAGTTTCCGCTCGGCATGTGGCTGGCGTATGGTTTTTGGATTGCCTACGCCGGCTTGAATGTCTGCCTGCCTCACTTGATGCTCAAACTCTCGCCGGGCGAAAACTCGCCGCCGTATATCAGCCTCTACTTCTCGCTTAGTGGTCTCGCCGTCGCTTTGAGCTCGATCCTTTGCGGCCTGTGGTTCGACAGTCTCGCGAAGGATTACGCACTCAACCTGGCGGGCTGGTCGCTCGATCGCTTCGAGATCTTTTTCTACGCCGGCGGATTGCTGCGATTGACCTCAGTGGTCTGGCTCTGCCTGCTGCCGCGCGGTGCGGGTACTTCGGTTAAAATTGGTCACGTGCTGACTGCTCCGCAATTGACGACCCGTTCCTAG